From Scleropages formosus chromosome 9, fSclFor1.1, whole genome shotgun sequence, one genomic window encodes:
- the cdkn2c gene encoding cyclin-dependent kinase 4 inhibitor C — protein MADLTETNKLTSASARGDLREVELMITNGADVNQRNEYGYTALQAMKLGCPDLATALLKANADPNVCDALGLTVTHDAARDGYLDTLRVLLEHGADVNVTDSHGNLPLHLAAREGNLDVVELLLQRTAEPMRPNCEGSTAYDLATSYNRPSVARIIRDHPGINLAQ, from the exons ATGGCTGATTTGACTGAAACAAACAAGCTGACGAGCGCATCTGCCAGGGGGGACTTGAGAGAAGTGGAGCTGATGATAACGAACGGGGCAGATGTCAATCAGAGGAATGAGTATGGCTACACGGCGCTGCAG GCGATGAAACTTGGGTGTCCGGACCTCGCGACGGCGTTGCTGAAGGCCAATGCGGATCCGAATGTGTGTGACGCGTTGGGCCTCACGGTGACGCACGACGCGGCGCGTGACGGTTACCTGGACACGCTGCGCGTTCTGCTGGAGCACGGCGCCGACGTGAACGTGACGGACAGCCACGGGAACCTGCCGTTGCACCTTGCGGCGCGTGAAGGCAACCTGGACGTGGTGGAGCTCCTGTTGCAGCGCACGGCGGAGCCCATGCGGCCCAACTGCGAGGGCAGCACGGCGTACGACCTGGCCACCAGTTACAATAGACCGAGCGTTGCGCGCATCATCCGGGACCATCCAGGAATTAACCTCGCGCAGTAA